The proteins below come from a single Bacteroidales bacterium genomic window:
- a CDS encoding 23S rRNA (pseudouridine(1915)-N(3))-methyltransferase RlmH yields the protein MKICLLVFGKTDSAYINEGINEFFKRTSYFCPIEIEVVQEPKNHGKLVPQEQIQAEALLFEKKIEPNDLVVLLDEKGKTYTSISFANQLETWLNSGKKRLVFIIGGAYGIHRSLKQKYTSISLSSMTFNHQLIRLIFAEQIYRAFTIIKGLPYHNE from the coding sequence ATGAAAATTTGCCTGCTTGTTTTTGGGAAAACCGATAGTGCATACATCAACGAAGGCATTAACGAATTTTTTAAACGGACCTCGTATTTTTGCCCTATCGAAATAGAGGTTGTTCAAGAGCCTAAAAACCATGGAAAACTTGTACCTCAAGAACAAATACAAGCCGAAGCTCTTCTTTTTGAAAAAAAAATTGAACCCAACGATTTGGTGGTTTTATTAGACGAAAAAGGTAAAACTTACACTTCTATTAGTTTTGCCAATCAGCTTGAAACATGGTTAAATTCGGGTAAAAAACGACTGGTTTTTATTATTGGTGGTGCATATGGCATTCATCGTTCGCTTAAGCAAAAGTACACCTCTATTTCTTTGTCATCAATGACTTTTAACCATCAGTTGATACGACTCATTTTTGCCGAACAAATATATCGAGCCTTTACAATAATAAAAGGATTACCT